A genomic region of Leptolyngbyaceae cyanobacterium contains the following coding sequences:
- a CDS encoding DUF72 domain-containing protein, which produces MNFSIGCAVWAYKGWVGDFYPPQSRQSEFLQLYSERFTTVEGNTTFYAIPDEKTVARWVAQTPADFKFCLKLPRELTHNGLLQPSIPGALKFLEQMSGLGERLGPIFAQLPPSYEPAFLDDLTSFLEAWPRNEAQLALEVRHRDWFVEPYGSVLTALLEKLGVGRVLLDTRSIYSGPDDPQVQSERRKPQLPLQPSVTAPFSLIRFISHPDSQFNQPFLEEWVVRVDEWLRQGTRIYFFIHCPMEMRSPHTARYFQNLLEQHGAPVPPLPWNCLEQPPTQLSLF; this is translated from the coding sequence ATGAACTTTTCGATCGGCTGTGCTGTTTGGGCTTATAAAGGTTGGGTTGGCGATTTCTATCCTCCACAGAGTCGTCAAAGCGAATTTTTGCAACTTTATAGCGAACGTTTCACGACTGTAGAAGGCAATACTACTTTTTACGCGATACCTGATGAAAAAACTGTAGCGCGTTGGGTTGCACAAACGCCCGCTGACTTTAAATTTTGTCTCAAATTGCCACGAGAATTAACCCATAATGGTTTGTTGCAACCATCGATTCCTGGTGCTTTAAAATTTTTAGAACAGATGAGCGGTTTGGGAGAGCGTCTTGGGCCAATTTTTGCTCAGTTGCCTCCTAGTTACGAACCTGCATTTTTAGATGATTTAACTAGTTTTTTGGAAGCTTGGCCTAGAAATGAAGCACAATTAGCATTAGAAGTACGCCATCGCGATTGGTTTGTCGAACCGTATGGTAGCGTGTTGACGGCTTTGTTGGAAAAATTGGGTGTGGGACGGGTTTTGTTAGATACGCGATCGATCTACAGTGGGCCAGATGACCCGCAGGTGCAATCCGAGCGACGCAAACCTCAACTGCCTTTGCAACCAAGCGTTACCGCGCCTTTCAGCCTCATCCGTTTTATCAGTCATCCCGACTCGCAGTTTAATCAGCCTTTTTTGGAAGAGTGGGTAGTGCGAGTAGACGAATGGTTGCGTCAGGGTACGCGCATTTATTTTTTTATACACTGTCCGATGGAAATGCGATCGCCACATACCGCCCGTTATTTTCAAAACTTATTAGAACAGCACGGCGCACCAGTACCGCCACTTCCCTGGAATTGTCTCGAACAACCACCTACTCAATTAAGTTTGTTTTAA
- the bchH gene encoding magnesium chelatase subunit H: protein MRRIVLIAGFESFNADLYRKAAELATSRCPELDIRVFSDRALTTEPDKVEAALQGADVFFGSLLFDYDQVLWLRERVQNISIRLVFESALELMSLTQIGAFKIGDKPKGMPKPVKFILDKFSNGREEDKLAGYISFLKVGPKLLKFVPVQKVQDLRNWLIIYGYWNAGGTDNVCSMFWTLAEKYLDLKVGEIPPPLETPNMGLLHPDYQGYFESPKQYLEWYRQSVGTKHLGDNLSAKSKDLSSNASPLPSDQSSIIGILLYRKHVITKQPYIHQLIRHFEQAGLTPLPIFINGVEGHVAVRDWMTTAYETAQRKQGNIETLSLSSEAVEVDAIVSTIGFPLVGGPAGSMEAGRQVEVAKRILTAKNVPYIVSAPLLIQDIHSWTRQGVGGLQSVVLYALPELDGAIDPVPIGGLVGEDIYLIPERVKRLTGRIKNWISLRKTPPSERKIAIILYGFPPGYGATGTAALLNVPKSLIKFLQALKAEGYTVGDIPEDGEELIDWVKVADESLPLAEGVSTVNVRTLEKWLGYLLTNRIEKQWKSLTGTGIKTYDNEYNIGGIQLGNIWIGVQPPLGISGDPMRLMFEKDLTPHPQYAAFYKWLQNEFQADAVVHFGMHGTVEWLPGSPLGNTGYSWSDILLGNLPHLYIYAANNPSESMLAKRRGYGVLISHNVPPYGRAGLYKELVALRDLIAEYRESPEKNYVLKEAICKKIVDSGLDADCPFEDAKRLGIPFTPENARMFSAQVFDNYLVKLYEYLQILENRLFSSGLHVLGEPPNEEEMASYLNAYFGEIQETRFLGETGFLDTQEANQIRDLLMQTTDELTNLLRGLNGEYIPPAPGGDLLRDGAGVLPTGRNIHALDPYRMPSPAAYERGREIAKKIIDQHLKENGQYPETVAVMLWGLDAIKTKGESLGILLELVGAEPVKEGTGRIVRYELKPLAEVGHPRIDVLANLSGIFRDSFVNIIELLDDLFLRAAEIDEPEEMNFIRKHALALKKQGIENATARLFSNPAGDYGSLVNDQVVASNWENGDELANTWQGRNAFSFGRKDKGESRQEILNQLLQTTERVVQQIDSVEYGLTDIQEYYANTGGLKKAAEKKRGKKVNASFVESFSKDTTPRNLEDLLRMEYRTKLLNPKWADAMANQGSGGAYEISQRMTALIGWGGTADFTDDWVYDQAADTYALDEEMAKKLRDANPEAFRNIVSRMLEANGRGFWQPSDDKLQKLRDLYDLTDEEIEGVSV, encoded by the coding sequence ATGAGACGGATTGTTTTAATTGCTGGATTTGAATCCTTCAACGCTGACTTGTACCGAAAAGCGGCTGAGTTGGCGACTTCCCGGTGTCCGGAGTTGGACATTCGAGTGTTTAGCGATCGCGCTCTCACCACCGAACCAGATAAAGTAGAAGCAGCACTACAAGGGGCTGATGTCTTTTTCGGCAGTCTGCTATTCGACTACGACCAAGTTTTGTGGCTGCGAGAAAGAGTGCAAAATATCTCCATCCGGTTAGTTTTCGAGTCGGCTTTAGAATTGATGAGTTTGACTCAGATAGGCGCTTTCAAAATTGGGGATAAGCCAAAAGGAATGCCCAAACCAGTTAAATTTATTCTCGATAAATTCAGCAACGGAAGAGAAGAAGATAAACTCGCTGGTTACATCAGCTTTTTGAAAGTAGGGCCGAAATTATTAAAATTCGTACCAGTCCAAAAAGTTCAAGACTTACGCAACTGGTTAATTATTTACGGTTATTGGAATGCTGGCGGAACGGATAACGTCTGTTCGATGTTCTGGACGCTGGCAGAAAAATATTTAGATTTAAAAGTGGGGGAAATTCCGCCACCACTGGAAACCCCAAATATGGGTTTACTCCATCCCGATTATCAAGGATATTTTGAATCACCAAAACAATATTTAGAATGGTATCGTCAATCGGTAGGGACGAAGCATTTGGGCGATAATTTATCAGCGAAATCAAAAGATTTATCCTCAAATGCTTCGCCCTTACCCAGCGACCAATCCTCCATAATTGGTATTCTCCTTTATCGCAAGCACGTTATTACTAAACAACCTTATATTCATCAATTAATTCGCCATTTTGAACAAGCCGGATTAACTCCTTTACCAATATTTATTAACGGTGTTGAAGGTCACGTTGCCGTTAGAGATTGGATGACAACTGCTTATGAAACTGCTCAAAGAAAACAAGGAAATATAGAAACACTTTCCTTATCTAGCGAAGCAGTTGAAGTTGATGCCATTGTATCTACGATCGGATTTCCGTTAGTTGGTGGGCCAGCAGGCTCGATGGAAGCAGGGCGACAGGTTGAGGTAGCCAAACGCATTTTAACCGCCAAAAACGTACCCTACATCGTATCAGCACCATTGCTAATTCAAGACATCCATTCTTGGACGCGCCAAGGTGTAGGGGGATTGCAAAGTGTCGTGTTATATGCTTTACCTGAATTAGATGGTGCGATCGATCCTGTACCCATTGGTGGCTTAGTCGGAGAAGATATCTATCTAATTCCCGAACGAGTAAAGCGTTTAACTGGTAGGATTAAAAACTGGATTTCCCTCAGAAAAACACCACCATCAGAACGCAAAATCGCCATTATTTTGTATGGATTTCCACCCGGATATGGTGCAACAGGAACAGCCGCTTTATTGAACGTACCGAAAAGTTTAATTAAATTTTTGCAAGCATTAAAAGCAGAAGGTTATACAGTCGGAGACATCCCTGAAGATGGCGAAGAATTGATCGATTGGGTGAAAGTAGCTGATGAATCTCTCCCCCTAGCTGAAGGAGTATCAACCGTCAACGTTCGTACTCTCGAAAAATGGTTAGGCTATCTCTTAACAAATCGCATCGAAAAACAATGGAAATCTCTTACTGGTACGGGTATTAAAACTTATGACAATGAGTACAATATTGGTGGCATTCAATTAGGAAATATTTGGATTGGTGTACAACCTCCGTTGGGAATATCCGGCGACCCTATGCGGTTAATGTTCGAGAAAGATTTAACGCCACATCCCCAATATGCCGCCTTCTACAAATGGCTGCAAAACGAATTTCAAGCAGATGCCGTCGTTCACTTTGGAATGCACGGTACAGTTGAATGGTTGCCGGGATCGCCATTAGGAAATACTGGTTATTCTTGGTCAGATATTCTTTTAGGAAATCTGCCACATCTATATATATATGCAGCCAACAATCCATCAGAATCCATGTTAGCAAAACGGCGCGGTTACGGCGTGCTAATTTCCCACAACGTACCCCCTTACGGTAGGGCTGGATTGTACAAAGAATTGGTAGCATTACGAGACTTAATTGCCGAATATCGAGAAAGCCCAGAGAAAAATTACGTTCTCAAAGAAGCTATTTGCAAAAAGATTGTTGATAGTGGATTAGATGCAGATTGCCCATTTGAGGATGCGAAACGTTTAGGTATTCCTTTCACTCCTGAAAATGCCAGGATGTTTAGCGCCCAAGTTTTTGATAATTATTTAGTCAAGTTGTACGAATATCTGCAAATTCTAGAAAATCGGTTATTTTCATCAGGTTTGCACGTTTTGGGAGAACCTCCCAATGAAGAGGAAATGGCATCTTATTTGAATGCTTATTTTGGGGAAATTCAAGAAACCCGGTTTCTTGGAGAAACCGGGTTTCTGGATACCCAAGAAGCCAACCAAATTCGCGATTTGTTGATGCAAACTACTGATGAATTAACTAATCTGCTGCGAGGATTGAATGGAGAATATATTCCTCCAGCGCCTGGGGGTGATTTGTTGCGAGATGGTGCGGGTGTTTTGCCGACAGGACGCAATATTCATGCTTTAGATCCCTATCGGATGCCATCACCTGCTGCTTACGAACGAGGAAGAGAAATTGCGAAGAAAATCATCGATCAACACTTGAAAGAAAACGGGCAATATCCTGAAACTGTGGCGGTAATGTTGTGGGGTTTAGATGCGATCAAAACTAAGGGTGAATCTCTCGGCATTCTATTAGAATTGGTAGGTGCTGAACCTGTCAAAGAAGGTACGGGGCGCATCGTGCGCTACGAATTAAAACCATTAGCAGAAGTCGGACATCCCCGCATTGATGTGTTAGCAAATCTTTCCGGTATTTTCCGGGATAGCTTTGTGAATATTATCGAATTACTCGATGATTTATTCCTACGTGCGGCTGAGATTGATGAACCGGAAGAGATGAATTTCATCCGCAAACACGCTTTGGCGCTGAAAAAACAAGGTATAGAAAATGCTACTGCCCGATTATTTTCTAATCCGGCGGGTGATTACGGTTCGTTAGTAAATGACCAAGTTGTAGCGTCTAATTGGGAAAATGGCGATGAATTAGCGAATACTTGGCAAGGGCGAAATGCCTTCAGTTTTGGTCGAAAAGATAAAGGGGAATCCCGTCAAGAAATCCTCAATCAATTGTTGCAAACTACCGAACGAGTTGTACAACAAATCGATTCGGTGGAATATGGTTTAACTGACATTCAGGAATATTACGCCAATACTGGTGGTTTGAAAAAAGCGGCAGAGAAAAAACGAGGTAAAAAAGTTAATGCCTCTTTTGTCGAAAGTTTCTCGAAAGATACTACGCCTCGCAATTTAGAAGATTTGCTGCGGATGGAGTATCGCACTAAATTGCTAAATCCCAAATGGGCTGATGCAATGGCAAATCAAGGTAGCGGTGGTGCTTATGAAATTTCTCAACGGATGACAGCGTTAATTGGTTGGGGTGGTACTGCCGATTTTACTGACGATTGGGTTTACGATCAAGCGGCTGATACTTATGCTTTAGATGAGGAAATGGCGAAGAAATTACGCGATGCAAATCCGGAAGCTTTTCGTAATATTGTTAGTAGAATGTTAGAAGCAAACGGTCGCGGTTTCTGGCAACCAAGTGATGATAAGTTGCAAAAATTGCGGGACTTGTACGATTTAACTGATGAAGAAATTGAAGGCGTTAGTGTTTGA
- a CDS encoding type II toxin-antitoxin system VapC family toxin, which yields MPSIVVGELYYGAYKSGRVAANVARVDEFIPRYTILVCDGVTALLYGQIKNLLRQKGRPIPENDIWIAAMPMQYQLPLVSRDSDFQYVDGLEVEMW from the coding sequence GTGCCAAGCATTGTAGTCGGCGAACTATATTATGGTGCTTACAAGTCTGGACGAGTAGCAGCTAATGTTGCACGGGTAGATGAGTTTATCCCTCGTTATACTATTCTTGTTTGCGATGGAGTGACAGCTTTATTGTATGGGCAAATTAAGAATCTGTTACGGCAGAAAGGGCGACCTATACCTGAAAATGATATTTGGATTGCGGCAATGCCAATGCAGTACCAGTTGCCATTAGTATCCCGTGATAGTGATTTTCAATACGTTGATGGTTTGGAAGTAGAAATGTGGTGA